TTCACCATTATCATAAGCTATTCTTTCAACCCCTATTTCTTTAATTTTTTGTTTCATAGCTTTGGTACTTTTGTAGATGATTTTTTCTACAAATTCTAAGTTTTGTTTGAGCATATAATATAGCGGAGGTAAAAAGAGATATATCTTATCAAGAGCAAGAAGCAAAAACCCTTCTGCATCTAATCCTGTAAAATACCGTATGTTTACCTTGTTCGGAGAAAAAAAAGCATCCACATTATACCTTTTCAGCACCT
The Deltaproteobacteria bacterium DNA segment above includes these coding regions:
- a CDS encoding aminopeptidase P family N-terminal domain-containing protein, yielding MKEHFLKGKEVLKRYNVDAFFSPNKVNIRYFTGLDAEGFLLLALDKIYLFLPPLYYMLKQNLEFVEKIIYKSTKAMKQKIKEIGVERIAYDNGE